The nucleotide sequence AACCGGCTTCGGCCGACGTTCCGATCCACTTCCTGCAGACAGACAATGTCGGGGGCTTCTGCCGCGACAACATCCATAATCCGCTGAATCCGATAGCGGCGATCGCGTCCGCCGATCCCTTTGTGAATGTTATAGCTCAAGACTCGCACGCACTTTGCTCCGCTTGATTGACGATGTCTGCCCCAATGTATGCGATCGACCACTGGAATCTCAATTTCAACTTGTCACAAGCGACGATCTCCTCCCTCTCCCCAGCGCGGTTGCCCTCTGGCATGCGACGCGAGCATCCTCGCTCTGCTCTTCCCTGTGAGACAAAAAGTCGGCAGTATCTGGATCGCCTGCAGGGGTGTCGAGGTGCTCGATCAGGTCTTTCTTCAGGAGTTGACCCGCGTCCGTTCGGTGAGCCGACAAGAGGCATTCTGATGTCGCAAATCTTTGAACTGCCTGACAAACCGGCCGAGTCTCTGGAACGCCCGCGTGGTCCGGCGATCGTGATTGCTGTCACCGCCTCGCTCGGCATTCTGGCCGACCGTGCTTTTCCTTTGCCGCTCGACCTCTGGCTGGGGCTGACGTCCGCGTGTGCACTCTGCTGGCTCGGTCTGTATCGGGGGAGGTGTCGATGGCCTGCCGTGCTGATGCTCGTGCTGAGCTGGTTCTGTCTGGCCGCTGCCTGGCATCACTACCGATGGAACTGCCGGGCCGAGAATGACATTGCCAATTCCGCCACGAACGAACCGGCCGTGGCGTGTGTCGTGGGAAAGATCATTCAGGCCCCGTGGATTGTGCATCAACCCGCCTCCAATCTGACGAGTTGGCAGAACCCGGACCAGACGTGCTTTCTGCTGGAGTGCCGTTCGCTGGCCCTTAACGTCACCGATTCACTGACGGTATCGGGGACCCTGCGCGTCTCCGTGCAGGGAGCCATCACGACACTGGAACTGGGAGATCTCCTCAGAATGACGGGCAAGCTCGCACTGCCCCTCGAACCGTCCAATCCCGGTGACTTTGACCAGCGAAAATTTCTGCAGTCCCAGGGGGTGTTCAGCGTCTTCCGGACCGATCATGCGGATGGAGTCGAAGTCGTTGGTCGTGAACGCACCGTGTGGGACTGGCTGCTGGTTTTTCGAGGTGGCCTGCGAACGCGTGCCGAGACACTCATTGCCACATGGCTGACACCCGAAACGGCCCCCGTCGCCCAGGCAATGCTGCTAGGCAGTCGAGTTCAGATTGATGAAGAGACTCGTCGTGCCTTCCGGGAAAGCGGGATGCTGCACGTGCTGGCAATCTCGGGGATGAATGTCGGGCTGCTCTGGAGCTGGCTCTGGTCCCTCAGTCGCTGGCTGGGACGATCGGCAGCAACCTCGACATGGATTGTCCTCATCGCGCTTCCGGTCTACGCGATGGTAACCGATGCCAACCCGCCGATCGTACGAGCCACCGTAGTGGCGGTGATCGTCGCGTTCGGCAAGCTGTTGGGGCGAAGCGGTTCCGTGGGCAATTCCCTGGCACTGGCCGGGCTTTCGGTGCTCGCCTGGAATCCCACCGATCTGTTCAATACCGGTGCGCAGCTTTCCTTCCTGGCTGTGTTTGCCATTCTGCACGCCATGCAGTGGCTCTCGCTGGTTCGACAGCAGACCGAAGTCTTCAGCGAGGAGGCTCCGCTTCCTAAGTCTTATCTCACGGCGCT is from Schlesneria sp. DSM 10557 and encodes:
- a CDS encoding ComEC/Rec2 family competence protein is translated as MSQIFELPDKPAESLERPRGPAIVIAVTASLGILADRAFPLPLDLWLGLTSACALCWLGLYRGRCRWPAVLMLVLSWFCLAAAWHHYRWNCRAENDIANSATNEPAVACVVGKIIQAPWIVHQPASNLTSWQNPDQTCFLLECRSLALNVTDSLTVSGTLRVSVQGAITTLELGDLLRMTGKLALPLEPSNPGDFDQRKFLQSQGVFSVFRTDHADGVEVVGRERTVWDWLLVFRGGLRTRAETLIATWLTPETAPVAQAMLLGSRVQIDEETRRAFRESGMLHVLAISGMNVGLLWSWLWSLSRWLGRSAATSTWIVLIALPVYAMVTDANPPIVRATVVAVIVAFGKLLGRSGSVGNSLALAGLSVLAWNPTDLFNTGAQLSFLAVFAILHAMQWLSLVRQQTEVFSEEAPLPKSYLTALGGKFLRAAIDATVVGFAVWGLTSPLIAREFHLVSPVGSLLTVLLVLPMTIMFWVGYSFLLLGVVWSSLFGWLGVIFDQFLRGFLWSVHTGARMDAGHVYVPSPPLWWLTGFYALTLLPLVVIKRSRWGPALSVRAGLSWIVIGLTWELVRPPERGVTCTFISVGHGLSVLIECPNGRTALYDAGSMVGGASVARTISQALWTTGRSRLDAVIVSHADGDHCNALPELSRIVSPGGLFVHRSFLDWSQPPVADAIEQSSRSGASVRLLSEGQSLVLDPTVSLNVIHPPRDFRSSQDNPNSLILSVEYAGRRILLTGDLELDGLERLLRSPPLHADVMLSPHHGSLKANPTDLARWATPDYLVISTPESGAADRLTQRYGPETQILTTARHGSIRFRITPEGELEVETFKQTRRHR